A stretch of the Longimicrobium terrae genome encodes the following:
- a CDS encoding DUF11 domain-containing protein, whose product MFRIGNAGRAAGLLIVIIGLLVSSPAAAQVLTLARQHEGTIDYVAVGNTHRTGSNSGDACAVANSSTANVAIPTGSTLVAAYLYWAGSGTTTDASVTLARPSGGAVTVNAEVTSVSTYPYNGNNLRYFGGFVDVTAQWRGNGTYGVSNFTVSTGNPYCDVEGVAKGWAMFVVYSNPAFPVRRIQLRHGLRAFRQATESVNLTNFMAADEPEARVTFLLYEGDAEIAGDAQYPEQLLFNGSPFSDGLNPAANPYNSTINTTVPGRSNVYGVDLDTYNASSYFTPRARTAAVALSAGGDMVVLQTILTSLSVSLVNVTPDGLTVEESRLPGRYSRQFTVENVSLTGDNADLLSSVTAPAGLMVLDSITGPGVTRGTRGDSARVFLASGATLNVLVWYTVPVGTGAPGLINLQARSATYPTLAPAQDTGYTQMRRVAPRLTITKGVTPANTLSPGTDLTYAMQVRNVGEFAARGVVVTDSVPPQVAFKLASVTQALPAGVTAVAAYSSDGVTFGYTPVAGGCGAPVGYDACVRRLRWTLTGDLAAGTSPPAANFTFVARIR is encoded by the coding sequence GTGTTCCGCATCGGGAACGCGGGCCGCGCCGCGGGGCTGCTGATCGTCATCATCGGCCTGCTGGTTTCCTCCCCCGCCGCGGCGCAGGTGCTTACGCTGGCCCGGCAGCACGAGGGCACCATCGACTACGTGGCCGTCGGCAACACGCACCGCACCGGCAGCAACAGCGGCGACGCCTGCGCGGTGGCCAACAGCAGCACCGCCAACGTCGCCATCCCCACGGGGTCCACCCTGGTGGCCGCCTACCTGTACTGGGCCGGCAGCGGCACCACGACCGACGCGTCGGTGACGCTGGCCCGTCCGTCCGGCGGAGCGGTGACCGTCAACGCCGAAGTCACCTCCGTCAGCACGTATCCGTACAACGGCAACAACCTGCGCTACTTCGGCGGGTTCGTGGACGTCACGGCGCAGTGGCGCGGCAACGGCACCTACGGCGTGAGCAACTTCACCGTCAGCACCGGAAACCCGTACTGCGACGTGGAGGGCGTGGCCAAGGGGTGGGCGATGTTCGTGGTCTACAGCAACCCCGCCTTTCCCGTCCGCCGCATTCAGCTGCGCCACGGCCTGCGCGCGTTCCGCCAGGCCACGGAAAGCGTGAACCTGACCAACTTCATGGCGGCGGACGAGCCCGAGGCGCGCGTCACCTTTCTGCTGTACGAAGGCGACGCCGAAATCGCGGGCGACGCACAGTATCCCGAGCAGCTGCTGTTCAACGGATCGCCGTTCAGCGACGGGCTGAACCCGGCGGCCAATCCGTACAACTCCACCATCAACACCACCGTTCCGGGCCGCAGCAACGTATACGGCGTGGACCTGGACACCTACAACGCCTCCTCGTACTTCACGCCGCGCGCGCGCACGGCGGCCGTGGCGCTGTCGGCCGGCGGCGACATGGTGGTGCTGCAGACCATTCTCACCTCGCTGTCGGTGTCGCTCGTCAACGTGACGCCGGATGGCCTGACGGTGGAGGAAAGCCGGCTGCCGGGCCGTTACTCCCGCCAGTTCACGGTGGAGAACGTGTCGCTGACCGGCGACAACGCGGACCTGCTCTCATCGGTCACCGCCCCCGCCGGGCTGATGGTGCTGGACTCCATCACCGGCCCGGGCGTAACGCGGGGAACGCGCGGCGACAGCGCGCGGGTCTTTCTGGCCTCCGGCGCCACGCTGAACGTGCTGGTGTGGTACACGGTTCCGGTGGGCACCGGGGCGCCCGGCCTCATCAACCTGCAGGCGCGCTCCGCCACCTATCCCACGCTGGCGCCCGCGCAGGACACCGGCTACACGCAGATGCGCCGGGTGGCCCCGCGGCTCACCATCACCAAGGGCGTCACCCCGGCCAACACGCTGTCACCGGGAACGGATCTCACCTACGCCATGCAGGTCAGGAACGTGGGCGAGTTCGCCGCCCGCGGCGTGGTGGTGACGGATTCCGTGCCCCCGCAGGTGGCCTTCAAGCTGGCTTCCGTCACCCAGGCGCTGCCGGCCGGCGTGACCGCGGTGGCCGCGTACAGCAGCGACGGCGTCACCTTTGGATACACGCCGGTGGCCGGCGGCTGCGGCGCTCCCGTGGGATACGACGCCTGCGTGCGCCGGCTGCGCTGGACCCTGACCGGAGACCTGGCCGCGGGCACCTCGCCCCCGGCCGCCAACTTCACCTTTGTCGCGCGAATCCGCTGA
- a CDS encoding M20 metallopeptidase family protein encodes MRTCSLLWLGALTLAPAAARAQNADARVAAEVQRLTPRITEIRHDLHRNPELSNREVRTAGIVAAHLRALGMEVRTGVAHTGVVGVLRGGRPGPVIAVRADMDALPVTEVTPYPFRSVAKGEYLGQQVGVAHACGHDVHTAVQMGVATLLAGMKAELPGTVIFIFQPAEEGAPPGEEGGAALMLKEGLFADLTPQAVFGLHTLAQMEVGHVGYTPGPAMAASDRFIVTIRGRQAHGATPQLSIDPVVMAAEAVTALQTIRSRSMSPMEPGVLTIGMIRGGERFNIIPDSVVLYGTVRTFSPAVQDRVEERMRQILDGVTRAGGGSFSLSYQRTTPMTVNDTTLSARVQPTLARLLGADNVVQLQATPQAEDFAYYGRTAPSFFYRLGSTAPGTTSGDHHTPTFMADDASIPVGMRVMTGVLLDYLRGA; translated from the coding sequence ATGAGGACCTGCTCGCTGCTCTGGCTGGGCGCGCTCACCCTGGCGCCCGCCGCGGCCCGCGCGCAGAACGCCGACGCGCGCGTCGCCGCCGAGGTGCAGCGCCTGACGCCGCGCATCACCGAAATCCGCCACGACCTGCACCGCAATCCCGAGCTCAGCAACCGCGAGGTGCGCACGGCGGGGATCGTGGCCGCGCACCTGCGCGCGCTGGGGATGGAGGTGCGCACGGGCGTGGCGCACACCGGCGTGGTGGGCGTGCTGCGCGGCGGCCGCCCCGGCCCCGTGATCGCCGTGCGCGCCGACATGGATGCGCTGCCGGTGACGGAAGTGACGCCGTACCCCTTCCGCTCCGTGGCCAAGGGCGAATACCTGGGGCAGCAGGTGGGCGTGGCTCACGCCTGCGGCCACGACGTGCACACCGCCGTGCAGATGGGCGTGGCCACGCTGCTGGCGGGGATGAAGGCGGAACTTCCGGGAACGGTGATCTTCATCTTTCAGCCCGCGGAAGAGGGCGCGCCTCCGGGAGAGGAAGGCGGCGCGGCGCTGATGCTCAAGGAAGGGCTGTTCGCCGACCTCACGCCGCAGGCCGTGTTCGGGCTGCACACGCTGGCGCAGATGGAGGTGGGGCACGTGGGCTACACGCCCGGGCCGGCGATGGCGGCTTCCGACCGCTTCATCGTCACGATCCGCGGGCGGCAGGCGCACGGGGCGACGCCGCAGCTGTCCATCGACCCGGTGGTGATGGCGGCCGAGGCGGTGACGGCGCTGCAGACCATCCGCTCGCGCAGCATGTCGCCCATGGAGCCGGGGGTGCTCACCATCGGCATGATCCGCGGCGGGGAGCGCTTCAACATCATCCCCGATTCGGTGGTGCTGTACGGCACGGTGCGCACCTTCAGCCCCGCCGTGCAGGACCGGGTGGAGGAGCGGATGCGGCAGATTCTGGACGGCGTGACGCGCGCGGGCGGCGGCAGCTTCAGCCTCTCGTACCAGCGCACCACGCCCATGACGGTAAACGACACCACGCTTTCCGCGCGCGTGCAGCCCACGCTTGCCCGGCTGCTGGGGGCGGACAACGTGGTGCAGCTGCAGGCCACCCCGCAGGCGGAGGACTTCGCGTATTACGGACGCACGGCGCCCTCCTTCTTTTACCGGCTGGGGAGCACGGCGCCGGGCACCACCTCCGGCGACCACCACACGCCCACCTTCATGGCCGACGACGCCTCCATCCCCGTCGGCATGCGGGTGATGACAGGCGTGCTGCTGGATTACCTGCGCGGCGCGTAG
- a CDS encoding SdrD B-like domain-containing protein: MRFLSRSGMDGTSRRRTSVRRGLALALVLALAPAARAAAQVPVTQPVVNRATATYQGDGDTVRARLDAEATVTVTRTAGVAITPPRAAVMAPGSRRVLAHVLQNLGNGADRFTLSVRAPAGWTALLLQDLNGNGALDEGEPAIAAPLAAEAGAAVPVLLVIDAPADAADGEMTVQVQAVSMAAAEAQSSVTDRLTVRTPAASLALDKRVDRASAARGDTLVYTISYENAGDAVAPAVLLSDTLPAGARLVPGSVRWNGAALSDAEDGDAGTADRVDGGRDRLRVALGAVEPAAKGTIAFRAVVAADADPTVLANVASLSSGTTTVVSTPAVTDLGRPALQLSKTKISADSVAYGQSVAWAIRVSNSSDRYAARGVVITDTLPEGLVPVSGGPDAVITGQVVRWTLGELAAGAAREVEVTARVNESGRGAPLVNRAWAGAENADGVSASSLPIIVEQPTGGELEISKTSSALEASLGEAIPYTITLRNRGLAPLRNIMVTDELPEGARLVREGVAGADSIQMEGRMVRFFVAGPLWPTPEITIRYSLVMATAPRGGTRVGNHAWAQADNGRISSDTATAWVRLRQGQPMESRTLIGKVWIDRDGDGRQGAGDQGVEGVEVWSASGEVVTTDAQGRFSFPDLRRGGHVLRLDTLSLPRGARLAPGSAMDVRVQVDGWTMPTAGFRLVPGTEPVVAAAGGGGAAAPSTSPEPVPATVAPLWSEAARGDQERQSMVAGPGIRITAPMDGAIVVTNRMNVRLQGEPGAAARLYAGERMVGEGVLRPDGSMDFVGLEMDAGPGRLRAWTRNSWGQERWDSVAVHRSGAPHSLEAVGGPVQLRAEDRRPTPVRVRVLDEWGVPVADGPQVTAEAVGAMLGGEDADGSSQGWQGRAGVDGVVALPLRAGSLIGAGELRIRSAKATLTLPLTVLPTTRPLIATGAVQVGVGAAPESYGAMVVRGALDAQTAVSVTYDSRRQDGDTEFFGRGYDPSEDGRYPTLGDESDRRTFGSSTQALSARVERGLNWVEMGDVATGDFSGSERLGGYGRSLTGAAARVGTGAVVWRAFGSLTDQALSQAQLEADGTSGPYRFGGRVRPGTDRIAVEVRDRDNAARLLRRDELLRFYDYQIDYRTGEVMLSRAVPSRDAYGNPVYVVALLERRSGGESRFVGGLRMETDAARLMPRLGADSLGVAFFGVHDGTGTAGEGLQALGASPSDLFGAEVRMRRGGLLFGGEILSARGDSSSVAGQAHLRWEIPGDHMAVSAEWLRVGDGFASSMNPRLRSGLEELRLGAELRITDDARLRLRHERQNFREYDVQRQSTTLTAEQKVAGRRVTAEAGMLSDAQGAAGTSSVALGRATLALTPTTDVWLEGSRPLENPESGATRPEQIGVGASQLIVPGVRMEGNWRRARMAPDSAAYAIAGLTLKTDIGFGARAMAGVERMEAGEARHAAVLGWNQSLALGGGWTVNGIMERRFGLDRAPLVDPVRSLPFAHQEQERWAGSLGLDLLPTVGPRMSSRAEFHDGDQRSGWRFDLGGDMALGRNGALLTRHDWYEDNRKDAAAGEEMTRSERSMLGVAVRPAGSDAWNVLTKLEWRFAENPLAGTVLAGARTEQRMIAATDAVWAPLEGWTVAGRYALRLTTARDTVETTGTLRSTAQFVGGRLERDLLGNLRGRMDGRLLAEGITGARRWSLAPSLTMGFKGGLEIEGGYRFGTLEDADFANYGKRGLFAVLGLRFTEGSLATAADFWRERIRKDF, translated from the coding sequence ATGCGCTTCCTTTCGCGCTCGGGCATGGACGGCACCAGCCGCCGGCGGACTTCGGTCCGCCGGGGGCTGGCGCTCGCCCTCGTGCTCGCCCTGGCCCCCGCGGCTCGCGCCGCGGCCCAGGTTCCCGTCACGCAGCCGGTGGTGAACCGGGCCACCGCCACCTACCAGGGGGATGGTGACACCGTGCGCGCCCGGCTGGACGCCGAGGCCACGGTGACGGTGACCCGCACGGCGGGGGTGGCGATCACGCCTCCCCGCGCCGCGGTAATGGCTCCCGGATCGCGGCGCGTGCTCGCGCACGTGCTGCAGAACCTGGGGAACGGGGCGGACCGGTTCACCCTGTCGGTGCGTGCACCGGCGGGGTGGACGGCCCTCCTGCTGCAGGACCTGAACGGGAACGGCGCCCTGGACGAGGGTGAGCCGGCGATTGCCGCGCCGCTCGCGGCCGAAGCGGGCGCCGCCGTCCCCGTGCTGCTGGTGATTGACGCCCCCGCCGACGCGGCGGACGGCGAAATGACGGTGCAGGTGCAGGCCGTGAGCATGGCGGCCGCCGAGGCGCAGTCCTCGGTGACGGACCGGCTGACGGTGCGTACGCCGGCGGCCTCGCTGGCGCTGGACAAGCGGGTGGACCGCGCCTCCGCCGCCCGCGGCGACACGCTGGTCTACACGATTTCGTATGAGAACGCGGGCGACGCGGTCGCCCCGGCCGTTCTCCTTTCCGACACCCTTCCCGCCGGCGCGCGGCTGGTTCCCGGCTCGGTCCGCTGGAACGGCGCGGCGCTTTCCGACGCGGAAGACGGCGACGCGGGCACGGCGGACCGCGTGGACGGCGGCCGCGACCGCCTGCGCGTCGCGCTGGGTGCCGTGGAGCCCGCGGCCAAGGGAACGATCGCCTTCCGCGCCGTGGTGGCGGCGGACGCCGATCCCACGGTGCTGGCCAACGTGGCCTCGCTGTCCTCCGGGACGACGACGGTCGTCTCCACCCCCGCGGTCACCGACCTGGGCCGCCCCGCGCTGCAGCTGAGCAAGACTAAGATCAGCGCCGACAGCGTGGCGTACGGACAGTCGGTGGCGTGGGCCATCCGCGTGAGCAACTCGTCGGACCGGTACGCGGCCCGCGGCGTCGTCATCACCGACACGCTGCCGGAGGGGCTGGTCCCCGTAAGCGGCGGGCCGGACGCGGTGATCACCGGGCAGGTGGTGCGCTGGACGCTGGGCGAGCTGGCCGCGGGCGCCGCGCGCGAGGTGGAGGTCACCGCCCGCGTGAACGAGTCCGGCCGCGGCGCGCCCCTCGTCAACCGCGCCTGGGCCGGCGCCGAGAACGCCGACGGGGTGAGCGCCAGCTCGCTTCCCATCATCGTGGAGCAGCCCACCGGCGGCGAGCTGGAAATCAGCAAGACCTCTTCCGCGCTGGAAGCGTCGCTGGGCGAAGCCATCCCCTACACCATCACCCTGCGCAACCGCGGCCTGGCCCCGCTGCGCAACATCATGGTGACGGACGAGCTTCCCGAGGGCGCGCGGCTGGTGCGCGAGGGCGTGGCCGGCGCCGACTCCATCCAGATGGAAGGGCGGATGGTTCGGTTCTTCGTGGCCGGCCCGCTGTGGCCCACGCCGGAAATCACCATCCGCTACTCGCTGGTGATGGCCACGGCGCCGCGCGGCGGCACGCGGGTGGGCAACCACGCCTGGGCCCAGGCCGACAACGGGCGCATCTCCAGCGACACGGCCACCGCGTGGGTGCGCCTGCGGCAGGGGCAGCCGATGGAAAGCCGCACCCTGATCGGCAAGGTGTGGATCGACCGCGACGGCGACGGACGCCAGGGCGCGGGCGACCAGGGCGTAGAGGGCGTGGAAGTGTGGAGCGCCAGCGGCGAGGTCGTGACGACCGACGCGCAGGGCCGCTTCAGCTTCCCCGACCTGCGCCGCGGCGGCCACGTGCTGCGCCTGGACACGCTGAGCCTGCCCCGCGGCGCGCGGCTGGCCCCCGGGTCCGCCATGGACGTGCGCGTTCAGGTGGATGGATGGACGATGCCCACCGCCGGCTTCCGCCTGGTGCCCGGCACGGAGCCCGTCGTCGCGGCGGCGGGCGGCGGCGGCGCCGCGGCCCCGTCCACCTCGCCGGAGCCGGTCCCCGCGACGGTGGCCCCGCTGTGGAGCGAGGCGGCGCGCGGCGACCAGGAGCGCCAGTCCATGGTTGCCGGCCCGGGGATCCGCATCACCGCGCCCATGGATGGGGCGATCGTCGTCACCAACCGCATGAACGTGCGGCTGCAGGGCGAGCCCGGCGCGGCCGCCCGCCTGTACGCCGGCGAGCGGATGGTGGGCGAGGGCGTGCTGCGCCCGGACGGCTCGATGGACTTCGTGGGGCTGGAGATGGACGCCGGCCCCGGCCGCCTGCGCGCGTGGACCAGGAACTCGTGGGGCCAGGAGCGCTGGGACAGCGTGGCGGTGCACCGCTCCGGCGCGCCCCACAGCCTGGAGGCGGTGGGCGGCCCCGTGCAGCTGCGCGCGGAAGACCGCCGCCCCACGCCGGTGCGGGTCCGGGTGCTGGACGAGTGGGGCGTCCCCGTGGCGGACGGCCCGCAGGTGACGGCCGAAGCGGTGGGCGCCATGCTGGGCGGTGAGGACGCGGACGGCAGCTCGCAGGGGTGGCAGGGACGCGCGGGGGTGGACGGCGTGGTCGCGCTGCCGCTGCGCGCGGGGTCGCTGATCGGCGCGGGCGAGCTGCGGATCCGCTCCGCCAAGGCCACGCTGACGCTGCCGTTGACGGTGCTGCCCACGACGCGGCCGCTGATCGCCACCGGCGCGGTGCAGGTGGGTGTGGGCGCGGCGCCGGAAAGCTACGGCGCCATGGTGGTGCGCGGGGCGCTGGACGCGCAGACCGCGGTGAGCGTGACCTACGACTCGCGCCGCCAGGACGGCGACACCGAGTTCTTCGGGCGCGGCTACGATCCGTCGGAAGACGGCCGCTATCCCACGCTGGGCGACGAGAGCGACCGGCGCACCTTCGGGTCGTCGACGCAGGCGCTGTCGGCGCGGGTGGAGCGCGGGTTGAACTGGGTGGAGATGGGCGACGTGGCCACGGGCGACTTCAGCGGCAGCGAGCGGCTGGGCGGCTACGGCCGCTCGCTCACCGGCGCCGCGGCGCGCGTGGGCACCGGCGCCGTGGTGTGGCGCGCCTTCGGCAGCCTGACGGACCAGGCGCTTTCGCAGGCGCAGCTGGAGGCCGACGGCACCAGCGGCCCCTACCGCTTCGGCGGGCGGGTGCGGCCGGGCACGGACCGCATCGCCGTGGAAGTGCGCGACCGCGACAACGCCGCGCGCCTGCTGCGCCGCGACGAGCTGCTGCGCTTCTACGACTACCAGATCGACTACCGCACCGGCGAAGTGATGCTGAGCCGCGCGGTTCCGTCGCGCGACGCGTACGGAAACCCGGTGTACGTGGTCGCCCTGCTGGAGCGCCGTTCCGGCGGCGAGTCGCGCTTCGTGGGCGGGCTGCGGATGGAGACGGACGCCGCCCGGCTGATGCCGCGGCTGGGCGCCGACTCGCTGGGCGTGGCCTTCTTTGGGGTGCACGACGGCACGGGGACGGCCGGCGAAGGGCTGCAGGCGCTGGGCGCCTCGCCCTCGGACCTGTTCGGCGCGGAAGTGCGCATGCGCCGCGGCGGGCTGCTGTTCGGCGGCGAGATCCTGAGCGCGCGCGGCGACAGCAGCTCGGTGGCCGGCCAGGCGCACCTGCGCTGGGAGATTCCGGGCGACCACATGGCCGTGAGCGCCGAGTGGCTGCGCGTGGGCGACGGCTTCGCCAGCAGCATGAACCCGCGCCTGCGTTCGGGGCTCGAGGAGCTGCGCCTGGGCGCGGAGCTGCGGATTACGGATGACGCGCGGCTGCGGCTGCGGCACGAGCGGCAGAACTTCCGCGAGTACGACGTGCAGCGGCAGAGCACCACGCTGACGGCCGAGCAGAAGGTGGCCGGCCGCCGCGTGACCGCCGAGGCGGGGATGCTGAGCGACGCGCAGGGCGCGGCGGGCACCTCGTCCGTGGCGCTGGGCCGCGCCACGCTGGCGCTGACCCCCACGACGGACGTGTGGCTGGAGGGCAGCCGCCCGCTGGAAAACCCGGAATCGGGCGCCACGCGGCCGGAGCAGATCGGCGTGGGCGCGTCGCAGCTGATCGTGCCCGGCGTGCGGATGGAAGGCAACTGGCGCCGCGCGCGGATGGCGCCGGACTCGGCCGCCTACGCCATCGCCGGGCTGACGCTCAAGACCGACATCGGCTTCGGGGCGCGGGCCATGGCGGGGGTGGAGCGGATGGAAGCCGGCGAGGCGCGCCACGCCGCGGTGCTGGGGTGGAATCAGTCGCTGGCGCTGGGCGGCGGCTGGACGGTGAACGGGATCATGGAGCGCCGCTTCGGGCTGGACCGCGCGCCGCTGGTGGACCCGGTGCGCTCGCTTCCGTTCGCGCACCAGGAGCAGGAGCGCTGGGCCGGCTCGCTGGGGCTGGACCTGCTGCCGACGGTTGGCCCGCGGATGAGCAGCCGCGCCGAGTTCCACGACGGCGACCAGCGCAGCGGATGGCGCTTCGACCTGGGCGGCGACATGGCGCTGGGCCGCAACGGCGCGCTGCTGACCCGGCACGACTGGTACGAAGACAACCGCAAGGACGCGGCGGCCGGCGAGGAGATGACGCGCAGCGAGCGCTCCATGCTGGGCGTGGCGGTGCGGCCGGCGGGCTCGGACGCGTGGAACGTGCTCACCAAGCTGGAGTGGCGCTTCGCGGAGAACCCGCTGGCGGGAACGGTGCTGGCCGGCGCGCGCACGGAGCAGCGGATGATCGCGGCCACGGACGCCGTGTGGGCGCCGCTGGAAGGGTGGACCGTGGCCGGCCGCTACGCGCTGCGCCTGACGACGGCGCGCGACACGGTGGAGACCACGGGAACGCTGCGGTCCACGGCGCAGTTCGTGGGCGGGCGGCTGGAGCGCGACCTGCTGGGCAACCTGCGCGGGCGCATGGACGGGCGGCTGCTGGCGGAAGGCATCACCGGCGCGCGCCGGTGGAGCCTGGCGCCGTCGCTGACCATGGGGTTCAAGGGCGGGCTGGAGATCGAGGGCGGGTACCGCTTCGGCACGCTGGAAGACGCGGACTTCGCCAACTACGGCAAGCGCGGGCTGTTTGCGGTGCTGGGCCTGCGGTTCACGGAAGGCTCCCTCGCCACCGCCGCCGACTTCTGGCGCGAGCGCATCCGCAAGGATTTCTGA
- a CDS encoding DUF11 domain-containing protein codes for MKTLRRAALAALLLAPVALVKPASAQLTPEGTVITNTATASWTDANNNTYANVTASASVTVGYLANPDVASPATVTPASPSTGNELPFTITNSGNGVDSVTVATTAGTGVTITGYKLGSTTYPTLAALNAALAVTSVPANGTVTVTVVYTVAPGRGGQTTPVTLTATSRRVTTTSDASTTNVIPPVAGGAGTTVEGGASSNATVYRLPSNGTGYSATYTLTNTGNASDTYSLVPASSNGAVVTLGTMTGTGVSGGQVTIPAGGSVTITVNYTVSQVPAGSTSNITLTSTSGNNSAVTTTGTVTVIVIRAALTMTKQAFRDNQTTAVSGTVLPGEYIWYRITVTNAGGAAAATVAVSDPLPSQVTYVSTATDAAGWTITETSGTVSASLTGTLAPAASRYFWIRVRVK; via the coding sequence ATGAAGACCCTGAGGCGGGCCGCGCTCGCCGCACTCCTGCTGGCGCCCGTGGCGCTGGTGAAGCCGGCCAGCGCACAGCTGACTCCCGAAGGCACCGTGATCACCAACACGGCCACGGCGAGCTGGACGGACGCGAACAACAACACCTACGCCAACGTCACCGCGTCGGCGTCGGTCACCGTGGGCTACCTGGCCAACCCCGACGTGGCGTCGCCCGCGACCGTCACCCCGGCGTCGCCCAGCACGGGCAATGAACTGCCGTTCACCATCACCAACAGCGGCAACGGCGTCGACAGCGTCACCGTGGCCACGACGGCCGGCACCGGCGTCACCATCACCGGCTACAAGCTGGGCAGCACCACCTATCCCACGCTGGCGGCGCTGAACGCGGCGCTCGCGGTCACCAGCGTGCCGGCCAACGGCACCGTGACGGTTACCGTGGTCTACACCGTGGCCCCGGGCCGCGGCGGACAGACGACGCCGGTGACCCTGACGGCCACGTCGCGCCGGGTGACCACCACGTCGGACGCGTCCACCACCAACGTGATTCCCCCGGTGGCCGGCGGCGCCGGAACCACGGTGGAAGGCGGCGCTTCGTCCAACGCCACCGTGTACCGCCTGCCCAGCAACGGCACCGGCTACTCGGCCACGTACACGCTCACCAACACCGGCAACGCGAGCGACACGTACTCGCTGGTTCCGGCCAGCAGCAACGGCGCGGTCGTCACGCTGGGCACCATGACGGGCACGGGCGTGAGCGGCGGGCAGGTCACCATTCCGGCGGGCGGCAGCGTCACCATCACGGTGAACTACACCGTCTCGCAGGTTCCGGCCGGCTCCACCAGCAACATCACGCTGACCTCCACCTCGGGGAACAACTCCGCGGTCACCACCACCGGCACCGTGACGGTCATCGTCATCCGCGCCGCGCTGACCATGACCAAGCAGGCGTTCCGCGACAACCAGACGACGGCCGTCTCGGGCACCGTGCTGCCGGGCGAGTACATCTGGTACCGCATCACCGTCACCAACGCCGGCGGCGCCGCCGCGGCCACCGTCGCGGTCAGCGATCCGCTGCCCTCGCAGGTGACGTACGTCAGCACCGCGACCGACGCCGCGGGATGGACGATCACCGAGACCTCCGGCACCGTGAGCGCGAGCCTGACGGGCACGCTGGCGCCGGCCGCGTCGCGGTACTTCTGGATCCGCGTCCGCGTCAAGTAA
- a CDS encoding DUF11 domain-containing protein gives MKSVISRLSALALVLFFAMPLRAQGGTPSPLSVTVENRTAQAEAARGSTRRDATARPGDVLRYRLAFRNPGSSPIRGVTLANPLAGGMRLVDASTRASRTDARVEFSADGGRTFAAQPSEMVTNEQGQRVRRPIPAERFTHVRWTVDGQVAPGATVTAEFDARVAGAPAPAARP, from the coding sequence ATGAAGTCTGTGATTTCGCGCCTGAGTGCGCTCGCGCTGGTTCTGTTCTTCGCCATGCCCCTGCGGGCGCAGGGCGGAACCCCGTCGCCGCTGTCGGTGACGGTGGAAAACCGCACCGCGCAGGCCGAGGCGGCCCGCGGGTCCACGCGCCGCGACGCCACGGCGCGCCCGGGCGACGTGCTGCGGTACCGGCTGGCGTTCCGCAATCCGGGGTCGTCCCCGATTCGCGGCGTGACGCTGGCCAACCCTCTCGCCGGCGGAATGCGCCTGGTGGACGCGTCGACGCGCGCCAGCCGCACCGACGCGCGGGTGGAGTTTTCGGCCGATGGCGGGCGGACGTTTGCCGCCCAGCCCTCGGAGATGGTGACGAACGAGCAGGGACAGCGGGTGCGGCGCCCGATCCCCGCCGAGCGGTTCACGCACGTACGATGGACGGTGGATGGTCAGGTGGCGCCGGGCGCCACGGTCACCGCCGAGTTTGACGCCCGTGTGGCGGGTGCCCCTGCGCCCGCCGCCCGGCCGTAA